In Erpetoichthys calabaricus chromosome 2, fErpCal1.3, whole genome shotgun sequence, a genomic segment contains:
- the gpr160 gene encoding probable G-protein coupled receptor 160 isoform X2, protein MADCLLGVYILSVCSNFHPMMQDMSHVFMYQCLIFTSHQCSSVTTIIMFLLLCTILYCRSGFIRLMKSLGSLSLYEGPAWSLSYTSQWEEGAMRKQLLSNITLCFLATWMPFLFLQAVVLFLRADIPAYLDLNVPWLCFLNSFLIGTVYWLRNQEVGMKSSAFPDGFCYWNFSYPLENETHRVCNSKSIITTVIITP, encoded by the coding sequence ACTTTCATCCAATGATGCAGGACATGTCTCATGTGTTCATGTACCAATGCCTTATCTTTACCAGCCACCAGTGCTCATCTGTGACAACTATTATAATGTTTCTTCTGCTGTGCACCATTCTCTACTGCCGCTCTGGATTTATAAGGTTGATGAAGTCTCTTGGGAGCTTGTCTTTATATGAAGGACCTGCTTGGTCTTTGTCTTACACATCTCAATGGGAGGAAGGTGCTATGAGGAAGCAGCTTCTCTCAAACATCACCTTGTGCTTTCTTGCCACTTggatgccttttttatttttgcaggcaGTTGTCCTATTCCTAAGGGCAGATATCCCAGCATATTTGGACTTGAATGTTCCTTGGCTGTGTTTCCTCAACAGTTTCCTCATTGGCACAGTGTACTGGCTCAGGAACCAGGAGGTTGGTATGAAGAGCTCTGCTTTTCCAGATGGGTTTTGCTACTGGAATTTTTCCTACCCTTTGGAGAACGAAACCCATCGTGTTTGCAACAGTAAGTCTATAATCACAACTGTCATCATTACACCATAG
- the gpr160 gene encoding probable G-protein coupled receptor 160 isoform X1, translating into MRTLALQNCSGDVELCAPEAILSYINSLLLVLAGKSLLNVVIVGLRLQHMVKSFMGYFCISLALLDILLCVCLSLIYYFEDFTFLGFRFTKYHICLVIQIVSYTYGILHWPVLALAGIDYFLMLPLYTQPLSFARKMTCVTLTIALWISALFYVFVFSDFHPMMQDMSHVFMYQCLIFTSHQCSSVTTIIMFLLLCTILYCRSGFIRLMKSLGSLSLYEGPAWSLSYTSQWEEGAMRKQLLSNITLCFLATWMPFLFLQAVVLFLRADIPAYLDLNVPWLCFLNSFLIGTVYWLRNQEVGMKSSAFPDGFCYWNFSYPLENETHRVCNSKSIITTVIITP; encoded by the coding sequence ATGAGAACCTTAGCTTTGCAGAACTGCTCCGGAGATGTGGAACTGTGTGCTCCCGAGGCTATTCTTAGTTACATCAACTCATTACTGCTCGTGTTAGCTGGGAAATCCCTCCTGAATGTAGTCATTGTTGGACTGCGTTTGCAGCACATGGTGAAAAGCTTTATGGGGTACTTTTGCATCTCTCTTGCTTTGCTTGACATCCTTCTCTGTGTTTGTTTATCCCTCATTTACTATTTTGAGGACTTCACCTTCCTGGGTTTCAGATTCACAAAGTACCACATTTGCCTTGTTATTCAGATAGTGTCTTACACATACGGAATACTTCACTGGCCTGTCCTTGCTCTTGCTGGGATTGACTACTTTTTGATGTTGCCTTTGTACACACAGCCATTAAGCTTTGCCAGGAAGATGACTTGCGTTACTTTGACTATAGCCCTTTGGATCAGtgctttattttatgtgtttgtcTTTTCAGACTTTCATCCAATGATGCAGGACATGTCTCATGTGTTCATGTACCAATGCCTTATCTTTACCAGCCACCAGTGCTCATCTGTGACAACTATTATAATGTTTCTTCTGCTGTGCACCATTCTCTACTGCCGCTCTGGATTTATAAGGTTGATGAAGTCTCTTGGGAGCTTGTCTTTATATGAAGGACCTGCTTGGTCTTTGTCTTACACATCTCAATGGGAGGAAGGTGCTATGAGGAAGCAGCTTCTCTCAAACATCACCTTGTGCTTTCTTGCCACTTggatgccttttttatttttgcaggcaGTTGTCCTATTCCTAAGGGCAGATATCCCAGCATATTTGGACTTGAATGTTCCTTGGCTGTGTTTCCTCAACAGTTTCCTCATTGGCACAGTGTACTGGCTCAGGAACCAGGAGGTTGGTATGAAGAGCTCTGCTTTTCCAGATGGGTTTTGCTACTGGAATTTTTCCTACCCTTTGGAGAACGAAACCCATCGTGTTTGCAACAGTAAGTCTATAATCACAACTGTCATCATTACACCATAG
- the gpr160 gene encoding probable G-protein coupled receptor 160 isoform X3 encodes MCFTQDFHPMMQDMSHVFMYQCLIFTSHQCSSVTTIIMFLLLCTILYCRSGFIRLMKSLGSLSLYEGPAWSLSYTSQWEEGAMRKQLLSNITLCFLATWMPFLFLQAVVLFLRADIPAYLDLNVPWLCFLNSFLIGTVYWLRNQEVGMKSSAFPDGFCYWNFSYPLENETHRVCNSKSIITTVIITP; translated from the coding sequence ACTTTCATCCAATGATGCAGGACATGTCTCATGTGTTCATGTACCAATGCCTTATCTTTACCAGCCACCAGTGCTCATCTGTGACAACTATTATAATGTTTCTTCTGCTGTGCACCATTCTCTACTGCCGCTCTGGATTTATAAGGTTGATGAAGTCTCTTGGGAGCTTGTCTTTATATGAAGGACCTGCTTGGTCTTTGTCTTACACATCTCAATGGGAGGAAGGTGCTATGAGGAAGCAGCTTCTCTCAAACATCACCTTGTGCTTTCTTGCCACTTggatgccttttttatttttgcaggcaGTTGTCCTATTCCTAAGGGCAGATATCCCAGCATATTTGGACTTGAATGTTCCTTGGCTGTGTTTCCTCAACAGTTTCCTCATTGGCACAGTGTACTGGCTCAGGAACCAGGAGGTTGGTATGAAGAGCTCTGCTTTTCCAGATGGGTTTTGCTACTGGAATTTTTCCTACCCTTTGGAGAACGAAACCCATCGTGTTTGCAACAGTAAGTCTATAATCACAACTGTCATCATTACACCATAG